atataatcattaccagacctcttgaaatatgtacaagggtctgcattCAGTCTGTTGTAACCAAgactcatgatataggaatcaaatctcttgtaccaacacatcAGCGCCTGTTTGCGACCGTatagagatttgttcaacctgcaaaccaagttctctttgcctttttttgcaaaaccttctggctggtgCATATAGATtttttcttcaagatctccatgaagaaatgatGTTTTCACATCTAAcggttctagatgtaggtcaaacaccgcacacaatgtCAATACtgctctgactgttgtaagccaaACCACaagagaaaatatctcattgaagtcaatgtcttctttctgagcatatcaTTTTCctaccaatctagcacgatatcGCTCCACTTGATTATttccatcacgcttgatcttatagactcaTCTGTTGCCAATGGCTTTtctccctcgtggtagtgtaacaagatcccaagttttatttttGTCTAATGCTTCCAACTCTTTTTTCactgctatcatccacaaggatacatccgagctttgagtagcttCATGGAAACTCGATGTCTCatcatcctctgataatagacaatatgcaatgttactttcagtgacataatctgaaaggcAATCTGGTGGTCTtttgtctcgagttgactgcctcacattggaaaccttatactcaacatgttcttgttcttcgtgctctggtattGCTTCATAAGAAATTTGACCTTCGTcagtcttattttccacctgaaatatagtagtttctgaatccAGTGTatctttgtctccctttactttatcttccttgAAGATAACATCCTtactgatgacaagcttgtgaacagtaggatctcATAAGCGAAACCCCTCAATTCCATCAGCATatcccaagaagatacattttttgGATTTTGAATCCAACTTTGATATTTCTTGCTCATTTTACAGAACGTACACacgacttccaaatgtatgcaaatgagaataatctgtcggctttcCGGTCcatatctccatcggagtcttcagatcaattaccactgaaggagaacgattgataatataacaaacAGTTTTGACTGATTTcgcccaaaatgacttgtctagaccagcagtcctcaacatagctcttgttctatcCAACAAGGTTATGTTCATTCGCTCttccactccattctgttgaggtgtgtaagccttCGTAATCTGTCTTTTGATGTCTTCAtattgacaatatgcatcaaatttgTTACTGGTATACTCTCCTCCAATGTTAGTCCTTAGACACATGATTttttttcagaatcaagttcaacccgtgctttaaaatatttgaaaacttggaaaacatctgatttcttcttgattggatacacccatcatctcctagagaaatcaccAATGAACGAGAAAAATTATCTCGCTCttcctagggatacaactggtgtttgccaaacatccgaatgaatcagctccagtATGCTTTTGCTCCAAACTTTAATATGtattgtttactggtaacacaatgctcacaaaagagtagtgacacttttgtaagtcccggcagcagcttccgttctgagagaattttcaaccctcgttctgacatatgcccgagctttttatgccataacactgttaattcttctcctgaatcaattgatgcaacaactagttcagcctctttgtgtgtttctcccaaaagtacatataGATTTGCAACAACTTTTTCTGCATTCATAACCACATAcgcacccttcacaattttTATGATCTCGTTCTCACTACgggttttgcacccgatgttatccaattgccccaaggacaaaagatttttcgttaGTCcattcacatgtcgtacctcctgtatggtgtgaatgatgccattaaacatttttattttgatagtacTGACctcattgatttccaaggcatgatcatttcccacgAATACCAATTTTGACCATTATTTTACTATCCGTAATAGTGCTCTGACCAATTGAAATACGATCCCAGGAAAATAAGGGATCTAGCAAAAAAATCCTTTTTTTTAGTCTGGGGCGAATGGAGCATGGTGGATTCACAAttcagatcctcctgagactagttcataatgatcaaatcatTCTCTCAGatacgtcatgtgccacgtcgctctTGAATCCATAGTTcatgtatcacaaaatttgtgttttCCTTCTGTAATTATTGCTGCTTcgttgaataatatttcaccaccgcCTGAAAGTACTGGCTACATTATCTTGAGATATTTTCTCGATACTCgaacactctttcttgaagtgctctttgccgccacatttaaagcaataaatatttttgtttttacttctcgactttgatctacctcgtcttcggctcccactggagtcacggtttATATATCTTCCTCTTAGCATCggcaaagcctctgcctgcttcgaaATTACccacctatcttccttattcttgcgtcgACATTCTTCATTGGGAACCACAGTTAAAACATCctcaaattttagaaagcccataaaaatatattggttatgttgatgataagttgatcatatgaatctggtagaatTTGAAGTAAAAGCTCTGCACGTTgatttcccctattttatgccctaTGGAAGtaagttgggcaaatagagtatttaatgtgttgatatggtcggtcatctaTGAGAATTCtgtcatccgaagagtataaagccttctctttaggaaaatcatgttgtgtagcgacttgacctcgtacatctttgtcagagtatcctaGATAACTtttgctgtttttatctcagagatacttgataATACTTCGTCTACTATatccaagtgtaaattggcaacaacattgtcattcatctcattccacttttcATCTTCTATAATTTCCACCAGTCTATCTCCAATAACTGCCAAGCAGTTCTCTTTTCTAATTAAAaatgcttgtatctttattttccataaCATtaaattgcttccattgaatTTTGTTATCTCGTACCcgcccgccattatgtctacaacaatttagtagactTGACAAAACAGTCCCATCttaataaaaaatctttaataaacttTTCTGTTGTGGAAGATCAGTCCAgactgcaaccacagagcatactcagaattttaagaaattttaaaccaaggctctgatacaaCTTGTTGGTCTCACGTGCGTTAATAttagataataaatatgaaaataaagaataaagtggacaccgagatttacgtgaaaaccccctaaaaattattatgataaaaaccacgggcaagatgaaaaaaatttcactataatattttatggtgtacaaccactcactgtgttttcaaagagaacacacactttcttaatacaggagaacaaacagctcacaaatattatagaactaagcactcaaatgctatagGATGAGAGAAAATTCGAAGAATGAATGATATCAGAATGAGGGgaggggagctctatttataaagCTCCTTGTCCATGTGAagacgcgtataaaacgcaTCGTCTGAATTCAACTTTGCCAACCCACGTTTTTATTCAACAAATTCAGCCAACCATCTTCTTTAATGCAATAAATGCATTTTAACTCTTTTGCCGACAGTTTAGTCATGTATATTGATGCTTATTAtcattttagtttttttattatcaaatatgatatcataaaTTGATGAAGGAGGACCTGAAATTAATTAGGTGGAATCGGAAATTCCTGACACATTTAATTTCATTTCAACACTCCGGAGAAAAATTACTAAAAAAGAATAATTATCAACTCCCAGAACTAAAACTACAACTTGAAAACTTACATGActaaaaaaagaaattttgCAAGTTTTATGAATGTATTTTTCTCCTATTTAttaagagagagagagagcagCACAAGTATTCATTTTGGAATacaaataaatgaaaaaaaaaataaccctaactagaaggaaaatttatataaagctaattttgtaaatataatattttcaaacAAGGATTTATCGATTACTAGCGATATATTATTGAAACTATTTTACTATGCCAAAATTGTTCTAATTAAAATGCTTTATTTCATGAGAATGAACTTTAGTTAAAAGGAGATATAACAAATTAGGAAGGAGaaaaacaatattcttatgaaactatatataaaatttgaatcaaCTTTATTTTACTATCTTAACAATCTCCTTTAACCAAAGACAAATAGTTCCAGAAGTGGTCATGATGTATTTGTCTCCATGCATATGTTGGGGATGCGAATACTTGAAATAAATTTGAAGTGCACTTACATGAAAAGCTTCTCcgatcatgacaatgaaagaaTTTGGAGAAGGATCCACTGTGATCCATTGCCCATCTTTTGTCAACACTTCCAATCCATTCACCTCATTTTGATACAATATGGTCAAAAAGTTTTTATCTGTGTGTGATGTTAATCCGAGCTCGGCTTCATGGCCTTTTGGGAAATCATATTTTTGAACCCGGACGAGGTAATTCGACGACTCTATGTGTTCGTCTATATATTTTTCAAGTCCCAAGCTTTCAAGAACCATCTTACGTACAATTTGATCCAATTCGGATAGTTGCTGTGAGAAGGACTGAATACTCTTGCTACAAAgatgaataaaattatgataccAATTTATTTCGTGTCAAGAAAATGGTTTGTAGGCCGATCataaaaaaatagaagcgcACAAAACTTAAGCTACATCACAATCAAGAGAAatgattaatatatatatattttttttttgtaatggAGAATCTACGGCTGTTACTCGTAGGTGTGCATTGGAAAAACTCTTGAGTTGAACGCAATAGCTAGCAAACCACGTTAATCAGATAAACAACACTTGACAAATCTTGTGTGACAGACTCACCAAAAAGTTGTGTCAGTAGAGAATtgaatatgtgaccaattggTCATAAATGTAACTACTCAACCAACTTGGACACCCGTCTAGGTGCTGAGAAATGATTAATGTTGATAACATATTAGGCATGTTTTATGTTATATTCTTTGAAGAATGCTTAACGATGAGTGAAATCAAGAATATGGTGTACAAGAGTCGGTTTTCTAGAGGTAAGAAATATCAATACTTTACattaattacatgattaattagttaaccaAGAGAATTAATTTAGGTATATATTAATTTTGAGCTCATGAATTTTACTCATATTCTAAAAATAATATGTCCAAGTTGACATATTCTTGCAAATATCATATCAAAGTGACAGCGAATGGAGTTCTTTAAATCTGTTCTTAaccgggaaaaaaaaaaagaatcccCAGATACCTAAAATCAGGGTTTCCTTCAGACCACATAAGATTCGTGAAGCTTTCGATACTTCCAAGGTCGTGTGGGCTATCGATTCCCAAGCTTTCATAAAGTGGCACCATCGCATACTGTCCAACATAGCCATGGTATGGTTTATTTGACCTGTTTCGAAGTTTATTCTGTAAAGGGAGATCAAACAGCTGCTTCAGCCCTACGAATACCGAGTTCCGGAGGTTTTGAGAAATCTGATCGAATGTTGCCTCGAAGCAGCCAAATTCTTGCAGGGCGAACTTAACTTTGTCCTTAACAGATTCCCAGTTAGAGGTTTGGCTTTCTTGGTCCAGTTCGGAGAAATTGATGAATGGAAGCTTGATAGTTTCAGAGCCCATGCTTATTATAATTTTTGGATCTGTCGAAAGTTTGAAGATAATTGAAGAAACTGTGAAAACCAGTTGAAGTGTTGCAGATACAtttatacaaaaaataaaagctaCGTgccatattaattttattttattctctCTGAAAATTGTATATACTTAAAATGGCGATGATAACAATAATGATAATAAGGAATCTTTGGTTTCATTTCACGACAAGGTTTCAAATATCTATTATTTTCATTGTTACATtcttaaaattatatttcaacatCAAGCCAATTTTTATTTGTCTTAATATCTAAATAAttgtttctttaaaatattttaggagAGCGACATCATTGCTCAACAAATCATATCTCATGATGGTGACATCATTTTTCATCGAATAGTTAACCAGGTAATGGACCGGCTTTCCGGATAttaatatcttttttttttcttttctgtaTCTTTTgtatttttcgatttttttttatttattctaaAACTATGTTAAAAAGATATAGATTTTttcatctttaaaaaaaaatctgaaaatttgTGAAAGTAACGATGAAACTTTTATATTATCATCTTGGTTAATAACATGGTGTAATAACTAAACACAAGATTATATTCTTTCATAGTTGCGTAATATATATTAAACATGATATATTATATACCAAACAAAGTCCAACATAATTTTTTTGCCCAAACACAGATTTGCGATGGCCTTCATGTCCTAAATGTTGGAAATTTCAAGTAAAATTAAAGATTGAATGAAAATTATGTCTCATAAATGTAGGagtgtcttttggctctccacattcttgagttaattgtgGCTCATTATTGTGAAGTGTCTTTTGACTTTCCACAGtcttgagttaattgaagaCTTTTAACTCTTCATATTTTTGAGTTAATTggaagattaattgagttaattaatcttgaATGACTCTTGGTATGCATTTTGGGGATTATAAATAGTGTGTTCATTTCCTCATTCCATGTGTATAAAATTGGTTTTTACAAACACTCAAGATCTTTTTCAAGCattctcttgcatttcatattgttagctTTCCATTTGGCCTCCGTTAAATTTTGGTGATAAAGTGAAGGTATGTTTTTGGTTCGCTGGTGTAGTTACTTCGTACTAAGTTGCTGCAAGGTTTTGCCGTTATATCCTGGGAAACAGTTGTCCGTCGAGATCCTCGAAGCACCGTCGGAAGGGACAAATATGTTTTAAGGAAACAGTACTTCGTACAGGACTCTGTTTgatttactgttttattgttgttattttaTACATGATACTCATACTTTCAACAGTATGCTCATTCTCGTATACTGTTTTTGATTGTCGACTACCGAGACCTCAACAAGGCCTGCCCAAAGGATGAATTTCCTTTGCATAACATGGATAGACTTACTCATCGACAGTTGTTCGAAAAACTTTCATTTATACATTTATACTCATTATGCGATTTGTTGACGACATGGCTACTGATTCGAATGACACGAATGTGCCAAAAGTTAGTCCATGATTATGAAAGTCATTGTTGTCGATGTGCCAGGCATGTTGATACACCGAAGAAATTCAACGGCTCAAATTTCAAAAGGAAGCAACGGAATATGTTAATCTATCTTACCGTAAGCAAGGTTTCTCACCGAGGATGCTCCCAAACAAGTGTGGTTGATGGAGATGTGTAGAGAGCTAGTGCTATTGATGCATGTCACCACTTATATTTCTTGTGTAGAAAATGAATGGTTTGGCTGATTCGCTATAAAATGTGCATAGTAAAAAGAAGACGACTCAGGTGTGGGAGTCTCTGGATCGGTTATAAAAAACCGAGAATGTCGAGGCCAAGAAATTTATTGTTAGTCGATTTTTAGACTACA
The sequence above is a segment of the Primulina tabacum isolate GXHZ01 chromosome 6, ASM2559414v2, whole genome shotgun sequence genome. Coding sequences within it:
- the LOC142549289 gene encoding putative 2-oxoglutarate-dependent dioxygenase AOP1.2 isoform X2; its protein translation is MGSETIKLPFINFSELDQESQTSNWESVKDKVKFALQEFGCFEATFDQISQNLRNSVFVGLKQLFDLPLQNKLRNRSNKPYHGYVGQYAMVPLYESLGIDSPHDLGSIESFTNLMWSEGNPDFSKSIQSFSQQLSELDQIVRKMVLESLGLEKYIDEHIESSNYLVRVQKYDFPKGHEAELGLTSHTDKNFLTILYQNEVNGLEVLTKDGQWITVDPSPNSFIVMIGEAFHVSALQIYFKYSHPQHMHGDKYIMTTSGTICLCFIRILFFSFLICYISF
- the LOC142549289 gene encoding putative 2-oxoglutarate-dependent dioxygenase AOP1 isoform X1, whose translation is MGSETIKLPFINFSELDQESQTSNWESVKDKVKFALQEFGCFEATFDQISQNLRNSVFVGLKQLFDLPLQNKLRNRSNKPYHGYVGQYAMVPLYESLGIDSPHDLGSIESFTNLMWSEGNPDFSKSIQSFSQQLSELDQIVRKMVLESLGLEKYIDEHIESSNYLVRVQKYDFPKGHEAELGLTSHTDKNFLTILYQNEVNGLEVLTKDGQWITVDPSPNSFIVMIGEAFHAWTNGRLHSAYHRVTMKGSVARYSIGLFSVPKEGYIVKAPEEMVDEEHPLLFKPFDHVKFLDFYYSEAGQRSPAALKAYCGV